The window TCGTAGATCGCCTCGTGCTCATGCATCAGCCGGCTCATGTAGTGCGCCTGGTCATCATGGGCCAGCCGCGCCGAATTCAACCGGGTACGCGGGATGATGCTGGTGCCCAGGTGGTTGATGATGTCGGCGAAGTAGTGGTTGCCGCTGGCCTGGGCAATGCGCAGGTGGAACTGGAAATCCGCCGACACCGCATCCGTGGCGTGGGCAGCCCCTTCGTTGAGTTCGTCCAGCGCCGCACGCATGCCGGCCAGCTCTTCGTCGCTGCGCCGCTGCGCCGCCAGGCCCGCCGATTCGATCTCCAGGGCAATGCGCAATTCCAGCACCGCCAACACTTCGCGAAGGGTGACCACGGTCGCCGGGTCGATACGGAAACCACCCGTTGCTGGCGCGTCCAGCACGAAGGTACCGATGCCGTGGCGGGTCTCGACCTGCCCGGCAGCCTGCAGCCGCGAGATCGCTTCACGCACCACCGTGCGGCTGACACCCTCTTCGGCCATGATCTGCGATTCGGTCGGCAGCTTGTCGCCGCGCTTGAGCTGGCCGCTGCGAATGCGCTCGGTCAGCACCGTGACCAGTTCCTGAGCCAGACTGCGCGGCTTGCGCCGGGTCTTTGCCTGTACCTGCTGCTCTGTCATTGCCCTGTATTTCACCTTGAAAGACAGCGTTCATCATAGCGCAAGCAGTTGTACGATCACATACACGCAGTGCGGTATTTCCCGGCGTCCGTAGGCGACACGCAGCCCTGAACGAATGGTCTGGGCAGCCTGGGTACCGGCTGGTTTCCCTGCGACCAAGGTTGCGCTCCGGCGCAGCCTTCCCCTTCACAGCAGCTACACAACCTGTCCGGCTTGCTGATGTTCCTTTCGCTGACCCTTGCAAGCGCACTGTGGGCCTGGTTGGGCAATCGCATTGCCGGCTCCAGGGCACTGGGGCTGTTTTCCCTGGCCTGCGTGGTGCTGGCGATCCTGACCGTCGTACTCATGGGCAAGGCAGCGCAAAGCGGCCAATGGTTCGGCCTGTACCAGCGCCTGAACTACGGCGTATCGGTGATCTGGGTCGCCAGCCTGGCCTGGACCAGCCTGCGCACACACCGCGCCAGCCCGTTGCGGATGGCAACAACCTGACGGCAATTTGCTGGCCCCCGGTAGCTGCTTGTGAAGGCAAACTTCGTTTTCCTTCAGATGCTTAGGACAGCAACATGCGAGTACTTCTAGCAACGATGGCCGGCTGCCTGCTAGCCACGCTCGCTTTCGGCGCCCAGGCACGGGCGCTGAGCCAGAACGATCGCCACACTTGCGGCTGGGGCGCACAGATAGCCGCCGAAGCGCAGCAGGCCAAGCTTTCCGGGGTAACCCTGTATGCCACGCGCAAGAAGTTGCAGGCGCGCAAATTCCCCAAACCGTGGATGCGCATGACCGCCTTCGGCATTACCGAACAGACCTACAACAGCCGCTCGCGGCTAAAGCCTGCAGCGATCAAGCAGACCTATTACGAGCAGTGCGTGCAACATGCGGTAGCAAGGCGATAAAGCTCTGGCTCTTTGGGCTGCGCTGTCGCGCAGAAAACAAATATCGCTCGTTTGAAGCGTCCTCTGCAGGAGCAGCCTTGTGCTGCGAAGAGGCCGGTACAAGCAATAGACAAGCTTTGTCAGTAACGGCCTCTTCGCAGCACAAGGCTGCGCCTACAGAACTTCACTAAACCAATGAGGCATGTGTTGTTCTATGAGAGCGGCCTTGGGCATTTGTTAAACTGATGAAAACTGTCGGACGCAACCAAGACCATTCGCAACATGGATGAACTACGCAAGATCGACCTCAACCTGCTGCTCGCCCTGCACGCCCTGCTGAGCGAAAAGCACGTCACCCGCGCCGCCTTGCGCCTGCACCGCAGCCAACCGGCGGTAAGCCACGCCCTGGCGCAGTTGCGCAAGCACTTCGACGACCCCTTGCTGGTGCGCCAGAACGGCCGCATGGCCTTGACCGCCCGCGCCCAATCGCTGGCCAAACCGCTGCACGACGCCCTGGGCAACCTCAACGGCCTGCTGGCCGCCCCACAGTTCGAACCGGCCAAGGCCCAGCGTCGCTTCAGGCTCTCGCTGTCCGACTATTCCTCGCGGATCATCCTGCCACCCCTGCTGCGCCACCTGCGCCAGGTCGCGCCCGGGGTAGACCTGGCCATCAGCCAGGCCAGCCGCGAAACCATGCTGGCCCAGTTGCTCGATGGTGAACTGGACCTGGCCCTGGGCATCTTCCCGGACCTGCCCCAGGCCATCACGGCGCAGCCGCTGTTCACCGACAGCTTCATCAGCGTTGCCGACCGCCAGGTGCTACCGGCCAGCGGCGGCCTGGCCCTGGACGACTGGCTGGCCCGTCCGCATGTGCTGATGGCCATGCACCCGGATGCCTTCGATGAAATCGAACGCGCCCTGGCCGCGCAAGGCCTGCGTCGGCGGATTGCCCTGGCCTTGCCGCACTGGAGTGCGGCGGTCGAGGTGCTGGCCGGCACCGACCTGATCCTCACCGTGGCCAGCCGCGCGGTTGGCTCGCTGCGCCAGCACAAGACATTGCGCCAGTTCGAGCCGCCACTGGCGATTGCTTCGTTCGATTACCAGCAGGCCTGGCACAGCCGCAAAGAGGACGACCCGGGGCATCGCTGGCTGCGAGAAACCGTGTGGGCGTGCAGCCAGCCGGGGCGCTGATCAGCCTTCCGACTGTTTCTCCACGGCAGGGGCATTGGCCGGCGAGCCTGCTGCCCAGGTGCCCTGCACCAGCAGAACGCCGCAGAGGATCAGCACCACACCCGCCAACCTGGCCAGACTGAGCGGCTTGCCTCCCAACCCCATCACCCCAAAGTGGTCTGCGACCACCGCCGTGATGATCTGCCCCGCCACCACCAGCACCAGGAACCCCGCTGCCCCAAGCCGGGGGGTGAGCGCAGCAGCACCGGCCACGTACAGCGCCCCCAGCACACCACCAACCCACAGCCACCAGGGCCCCTGCAAGGCCTTGCCCATGTCCGGCGCCGGCACCCTGAGGATCAGCAGCGCGGCGATCACTACCAGCGAACTTACCGTCAATGACGTGAACGCACCCCACAACCAGTGCCCCAGCGCCCGGCCGACGGCGGCATTACCCGCAGCCTGGAACGGCAGCACGGCACCGGCAAGCAACGCCAGGGCAAAGGGAAGTACCAGAAGGCACAAGGTCTTGCTGAACATGGCAGTCCTCATTGGTGACAGATGTTCAGGCGATGATCGGAAAATTCCCTTCATCCATGGAAATCGAAAGTGTGCACTCATGCTATTCGTCACATGGATACCAGCCAATTGGGCTAGGATGCTGCGCAGCCTCGCCGCCCGCGGCCTGAGCCGGCGGGTTCACGACTGAGGCCAGACCAAACCGTATGTGATGGAGCACATTCGATGACAGATGAACGTACAACCCTGATCGACCATGGGCAGTTGCCCACCCGCAACCTGGCCGAATGCCTGGCAGTGGATCAAAGGACCTTGGTCAGTGCACTGGCAGGCCAGTTGCCCGACACGCTGATCGAACAGCTGGCTACCTGCGCCGAAGAAACATGCTCGCAGGGCCTGTCAAAAAAAATTACGGGGATCGGCCTTGCCCTTGGGCAGTGGCTGGAACCCGCACCTGCGCACCAGCGCCAGCAGGTGTTGGAGCAGTGCAGCGCGCACAGCTCCGATACGGTGCGCAGCTGGGCGGCCTTCGCCCAGGCGCACCTGTCGCGCACGGTCGATCTCGAAGCCGCATTGCTGGCCCAGCTGCGTTTTGCTCGCGATGAACATTTTGGTGTGCGCGAATGGGCCTGGATGGCCCTGCGCCCGCGCCTGGCTCAAGCGCTGGATGATGCCCTGGCCCTGCTTGCCCGGCATGCCGGCGACAGCAACCCACTGGTACGACGCTTCTGTATCGAGGTGCTGCGCCCACGTGGCGTGTGGTGCGAGCACATCGCCGCACTCAAGCAAGCGCCCGAAGTGGCCGAGCCACTGTTGGTGCCGCGCCTGGCTGAGGCAGACAAGTATGCCCAGGACTCGGTTGCCAATTGGCTCAACGATGCCAGCAAGACTCGGCCCGATTGGGTGATGCAGCTGTTCGAACGACATCCGCCGTCATGCAAGGCATCACGACGGATCCATGCGCGGGCAACCCGTAGCCTGCCCCAATGAATGGTCAGCGCGAGGTCTCGACGCGCAGCACTTCGGTGTAGATCGCGTCGACCGTCTGGCCGACCTTGAGGTTCTTCATGCGTGCCTGCAGGTCAGGGTTCTCGACCTTGACCACCTGCAGCTTGCCCTCCGGCGGCAACAGGCTCACTTCATGCGTCTTGAGGTCGATCTTCTTGATCTGCGAGGTCACCCTGACCTGGCGGAACGCCTCGCCGCCCGGGTTGGGGTTGTCTGCCGTGGCGCGAATGGTACCGGACTCTTCAGTCGCCTTCGGTGCACCGCCCACCTCCGGGTTGAGCACATAGGCCACCGCACGGGTCACGTAGATGTCGACTTGGTCACCCACCTTGAGGTTGGGCAGCGCCTTGGCCTTTTCAGTGAGCTGGAAGGTCACATCCTTCTTGGCGTCAGGGCCTTTCACCGTGACCTGTCGGTTAGCCAGGTCGATGGCCGTGACCTGCGTGGTGACGTGGCTTTCCAGCGCCTCGCTACCAATGGGAATACCGGCAGCCTGCACCGTGAAGCTGAAGGCAGACGCCAGGGTGGCAACGGCAATGGCACGAGCGAGAGAGCGAATTGGATTCATAGGCCTGCTTCCATGTAATCGAGACCGGGTAGGGACGTGAAATGATCACGCGCCAACAAGCATAGCCCTTGCCTGACACATTGCCGGCCCTTCCCCCTCACGACGCGTTTTGTCGCTTTTTCTGCCAGCTGCATTCTTGCAATAGCAAATACGAACTCTTTACACTTGCTTTACATTTGCAAATCATTACTATTCGTGACCTTCAAATACAACAAAGAGTCACCTGTAATGGCAAAAAAGTCTGTTGTCCCAGCATCCATTTCCGTGCTGGGCATTCTGGTTGTACCTGCCGTTCACGCGGTCCAATCTGAATCGCTGGGTTCCCTCGCCTTGCCCGCCACTGCGGTCACCAGCGCCTACGAGCAGCAAAGCTACAAGGCCAGCGAAAGCCGCAGCGCCATGAAGATCGACGCCCCGCTGCGCGACATCCCGCAAACCGTCAACGTCGTGCCCGAAAGCGTGATCAAGGACCAGGGTGCACAGTCCATGGAAGACGTGCTGAAGAACGTGCCCGGCGTCGGCCTGTCCAACGGCGACGGCCAGCGTGACCAGGTGACCATTCGCGGCTTCAGCGCCATTGGCGACATGTACATCGACGGCGTGCGCGACGACGCCCTGTACTTCCGTGACCTGTCCAACATCGAGCGGGTCGAGGTGATCAAGGGCCCTGCCGCCGTGCTGTATGGCCGTGGCTCTTCGGGCGGCCTGATCAACAGCATCAGCAAGAAGCCGAGCTTCACGCCCAAGCGCGAAGTCGGCATGAGCTTCGACAGCGAAGGCAAGCGCCGCACCCAGTTCGACACCGGCTGGGCCGACCCGCAAAGCAACCAGGCCTACCGCGTGACCGGCGCCTTCGAAGACAGCGACACCTTCCGCGACGATGGCTACATCGACCGCAAGGCCATCGCGCCATCGGCCTACTTCCGCCTCTCCGACGACCTGGAACTGAACCTGGGCGCCACCTACCTGTACGACAAGCGCCTGATCGACTTCGGCATCCCGGCGCTGGGCAACCGCCCGGTAGATGTGGACCGCGACAAGCGCTTCGGCTCCGGCGATGCCGACCAGGACTACGCCCGCAGCGAAGTGTTCTCGCTGACTGCCAGCCTGGACTACCGCATCAACGACGACTTCACCCTGACCAACACCAGCCGGTACTACCGCTACGACCTGGACCGCAACAACACCTTGGCCGACAGCAGCCCGACGCGCTTCGTCACCGCGCCTGACGGCGAACTGCTGGTCAAGCTCAACCGTGGCAACGTCGCCCGCGACGAGTACGGCATGTTCAACCAGACCGAACTCAAGCAACAGGCGCAGCTTGCCGGCATGCAGCACAACCTGCTGTATGGCGTTGAAGTGGGCTTCCAGGACAAGCACCAGCGGGTGCTGAGCCAGAACAACGTGGCCCAGGTGCCGGTGTACCGCGACGCCCTGGTGCCGGTGCCGGAGCACGCCGCCAACCTGTCGTCCAAGGGCACCAACTTCCAGCAGACCGCCGGCCTGTATGTGCAGGACATGATCGAGCTGAACGAGCACTGGAAGGCCCTGGTCGGTGTGCGTTATGACATCTTCGGCCAGGAGTACGACGACGACCGCGCGCAGAACGTCGACCTCGACCGTACCGACAAGACCTGGAGCCCACGTGCCGGCCTGGTGTACCAGCCGGATAACATCCAGTCCTACTATGTGTCGGTCAGCCGCAGTTACCAGCCTTCGGGCGAAGTGTTCGCGGTCAGCCCGACCAACCAGCATCTGGAGCCGGAAGAAACCACCAACTACGAAATCGGCGCCAAGTGGGACCTGCTCGACAGCCGCCTGTCGGTGACCGCAGCGGTATTCCGCCTCGAGCGCACCAACATGAAGACCGCCGACCCTGCCAACCCCAACCTGACTGTGCTGGCCGGGGAACAGCGCACCGACGGTTTCGAAGCCACCGTCAGCGGGCAGCTCACGGACAAGTGGCAGATCTACGCCGGCTACGCCTACCTGGATGCCGAGATCACCAAGTCCAACAACAAGACCAATGGCGTGGCCAACGAAGGCCAGACTCCTACCCTGACGCCGCGTAACAGCGCCAACGTCTGGCTGGTGCGCACGCTGACCCCGGAATGGCGCGTGGCCGCCGGCGCCAACTACGTCGACGAGCGCTACACCGCACTCGACAACGTGGTGGTGATGCCGGGCTACACCACCTTCGACGCCGCGCTGCTGTACAGCGTGCCGCAGTGGGATGCCGCGCTGCGCCTCAAGAACGTGTTCGACCGCGACTACTATGCCTCCGCGCACGGTTCGGTTGACCTGATTACCCCAGGTGCACCGCGCACGCTGGAAGCCAGCTTCAACTACCGGTTCTGATCGCTGCCCCAGGCGCAAGGCCTTGCCATGGTGCAAGGCCTTGCGCTGCATCTGATGCAACGCAAGCGTTCACCGCTTCGCTTGAATGCAATATCCTGTGCAGTGTATGGCACCGGCCTTGCCAGTGTTCGCGGCGGTTCGACGCCTCGGTAAACCCACTCCCACAGGGGCAGCACCTTGCTTGCGATCGCAGAGTCCTGCACCTCGGTAAGGAGAGCATATGAGCAGTAAACCGATTCGCCCCTCCACGTCCTGGGCGCTGACCACCCTGCTCGCCTTCAGCCTGGCACTCACCGCCGGCTGCTCCAGCAAAGCCAGCAAGGCCAGGTACGCAACGCCGGCAACGGGCTCCAACTGCTTCGCCAAGGCCGTCCCCACCACCGGCGAAGGCGGCCTCGCGTGGGGCAATACGCTGAGCATTGCCCGGCAGAAATCGCTGAACAACTGCGTGCGTTATGCAAGCCGGTCAGGAGGCACACCGAAGACTTGCCAGGTGGTGATGGCCAAGTGCAAGAACTGAGCGCTTGGCCCGTGGGCTCAACCTCGAATGATCACCACTTCAAGGTACTCACTCGGCACCACCAACGACGACGAGCCGCCCACATTGCTTTCGTTCAGCAACTGGGTCAGATCCCGCTCCAGCGCCCCGGCCGCTTCCGGCTCCAGCGAGGCAAACGCTTTGTGCACCGGCCCGTACCAGGTGCGGAACACCTCGATGAAATGCGCCGCCGAGCGATAGCGGAAGTTGAAGTGCTGGCGGCTGACCTTCAATTCGCCCAGCGCCTCCTCGAACATCACGCGCAA of the Pseudomonas asiatica genome contains:
- a CDS encoding FadR/GntR family transcriptional regulator gives rise to the protein MTEQQVQAKTRRKPRSLAQELVTVLTERIRSGQLKRGDKLPTESQIMAEEGVSRTVVREAISRLQAAGQVETRHGIGTFVLDAPATGGFRIDPATVVTLREVLAVLELRIALEIESAGLAAQRRSDEELAGMRAALDELNEGAAHATDAVSADFQFHLRIAQASGNHYFADIINHLGTSIIPRTRLNSARLAHDDQAHYMSRLMHEHEAIYEAIARRDSEGAKMAMRMHLSNSRERLRQAHEEAEAQGA
- a CDS encoding LysR family transcriptional regulator, giving the protein MDELRKIDLNLLLALHALLSEKHVTRAALRLHRSQPAVSHALAQLRKHFDDPLLVRQNGRMALTARAQSLAKPLHDALGNLNGLLAAPQFEPAKAQRRFRLSLSDYSSRIILPPLLRHLRQVAPGVDLAISQASRETMLAQLLDGELDLALGIFPDLPQAITAQPLFTDSFISVADRQVLPASGGLALDDWLARPHVLMAMHPDAFDEIERALAAQGLRRRIALALPHWSAAVEVLAGTDLILTVASRAVGSLRQHKTLRQFEPPLAIASFDYQQAWHSRKEDDPGHRWLRETVWACSQPGR
- a CDS encoding DMT family transporter, producing the protein MFSKTLCLLVLPFALALLAGAVLPFQAAGNAAVGRALGHWLWGAFTSLTVSSLVVIAALLILRVPAPDMGKALQGPWWLWVGGVLGALYVAGAAALTPRLGAAGFLVLVVAGQIITAVVADHFGVMGLGGKPLSLARLAGVVLILCGVLLVQGTWAAGSPANAPAVEKQSEG
- a CDS encoding TonB-dependent receptor; amino-acid sequence: MAKKSVVPASISVLGILVVPAVHAVQSESLGSLALPATAVTSAYEQQSYKASESRSAMKIDAPLRDIPQTVNVVPESVIKDQGAQSMEDVLKNVPGVGLSNGDGQRDQVTIRGFSAIGDMYIDGVRDDALYFRDLSNIERVEVIKGPAAVLYGRGSSGGLINSISKKPSFTPKREVGMSFDSEGKRRTQFDTGWADPQSNQAYRVTGAFEDSDTFRDDGYIDRKAIAPSAYFRLSDDLELNLGATYLYDKRLIDFGIPALGNRPVDVDRDKRFGSGDADQDYARSEVFSLTASLDYRINDDFTLTNTSRYYRYDLDRNNTLADSSPTRFVTAPDGELLVKLNRGNVARDEYGMFNQTELKQQAQLAGMQHNLLYGVEVGFQDKHQRVLSQNNVAQVPVYRDALVPVPEHAANLSSKGTNFQQTAGLYVQDMIELNEHWKALVGVRYDIFGQEYDDDRAQNVDLDRTDKTWSPRAGLVYQPDNIQSYYVSVSRSYQPSGEVFAVSPTNQHLEPEETTNYEIGAKWDLLDSRLSVTAAVFRLERTNMKTADPANPNLTVLAGEQRTDGFEATVSGQLTDKWQIYAGYAYLDAEITKSNNKTNGVANEGQTPTLTPRNSANVWLVRTLTPEWRVAAGANYVDERYTALDNVVVMPGYTTFDAALLYSVPQWDAALRLKNVFDRDYYASAHGSVDLITPGAPRTLEASFNYRF